The Nocardioides sp. S-1144 genome includes a region encoding these proteins:
- the efeU gene encoding iron uptake transporter permease EfeU produces MLSNFLIGLREGLEASLVVSILVAYLVKSDRRPQLRWIWVGVGLAVALSVGFTLFLGFQSRALDFRSQELLGGTMSLIAVVFVTWMIFWMAGAAKSIAGELRGKLDAAADSRLSVVLIAFLAVGREGMETAAILWANTRDATGRDKSEAFETTSTPLVGALLGIGTAVVIGYLIYRGAVSINLGKFFTWTGALLVLVAGGVLSYGVHDFQEIDVLPGYGNQLFDISGVIDPSSWYGSLLGGMFNFTPTPTVLEALAWVLYVVPVMTIFILRTRPTSRAPAPQSPAPVSTEEKETTS; encoded by the coding sequence GTGCTCAGCAACTTCCTGATCGGCCTCCGCGAGGGCCTCGAGGCCTCGCTCGTCGTCAGCATCCTGGTGGCCTACCTGGTCAAGTCCGACCGACGTCCGCAGCTCCGGTGGATCTGGGTCGGCGTCGGTCTGGCGGTCGCGCTGAGCGTCGGGTTCACGCTGTTCCTCGGCTTCCAGTCCCGCGCCCTCGACTTCCGCTCCCAGGAGCTCCTCGGCGGCACGATGTCGCTGATCGCCGTGGTCTTCGTGACCTGGATGATCTTCTGGATGGCCGGTGCGGCCAAGAGCATCGCCGGCGAGCTGCGCGGCAAGCTGGACGCCGCGGCCGACAGCCGGCTCTCGGTCGTCCTGATCGCCTTCCTCGCCGTCGGGCGGGAGGGGATGGAGACCGCGGCCATCCTGTGGGCCAACACCCGCGACGCCACCGGTCGTGACAAGTCCGAGGCCTTCGAGACGACGTCGACCCCGCTGGTCGGCGCCCTCCTGGGGATCGGCACCGCCGTGGTCATCGGCTACCTCATCTACCGGGGCGCGGTCTCGATCAACCTCGGCAAGTTCTTCACCTGGACCGGGGCGCTGCTCGTGCTCGTCGCCGGCGGCGTCCTGTCCTACGGCGTCCACGACTTCCAGGAGATCGACGTCCTCCCCGGCTACGGCAACCAGCTCTTCGACATCTCCGGCGTCATCGACCCGAGCTCGTGGTACGGCTCGCTGCTGGGCGGGATGTTCAACTTCACGCCCACGCCCACCGTGCTGGAGGCCCTCGCCTGGGTCCTGTACGTCGTGCCGGTGATGACGATCTTCATCCTCCGCACCCGGCCCACGAGCCGGGCGCCCGCCCCGCAGAGCCCCGCCCCCGTCAGCACCGAAGAGAAGGAAACCACCTCGTGA
- a CDS encoding DsbA family oxidoreductase, whose protein sequence is MRRRCTDVLIEIWSDVVCPWCYIGKRRLEEALAGFEHRDRVEVEWRSFQLDPSAPAGADGPTESVAEMIGRKYGGGADAGQQMVAQVAGVAAEVGLDFGRHAEGLHLNTRDAHRLLHAAGPLRADLKEAFLHAYFVEARNLADPAVLTEVATGAGLDPDDVRAVLSSDRHDDEVEADVREAAGLGATGVPFFVVDRRYGVSGAQPVEVFTQLLERAWTHHAPGSILTIGADDAAAPGCDDGACAVPSTS, encoded by the coding sequence GTGCGTCGGCGCTGCACCGACGTGCTCATCGAGATCTGGTCCGACGTCGTGTGTCCCTGGTGCTACATCGGCAAGCGCCGGCTGGAGGAGGCGCTCGCGGGCTTCGAGCACCGCGACCGGGTCGAGGTCGAGTGGCGCTCCTTCCAGCTCGACCCGTCGGCACCCGCCGGCGCCGACGGTCCCACCGAGAGCGTCGCCGAGATGATCGGCCGCAAGTACGGCGGTGGCGCCGACGCCGGGCAGCAGATGGTCGCCCAGGTCGCGGGGGTCGCGGCCGAGGTCGGGCTCGACTTCGGCCGGCACGCCGAGGGCCTGCACCTCAACACCCGCGACGCCCACCGGCTGCTGCACGCCGCGGGCCCGCTGCGCGCCGATCTGAAGGAGGCGTTCCTGCACGCCTACTTCGTCGAGGCCCGCAACCTCGCCGACCCCGCCGTCCTGACCGAGGTCGCGACCGGCGCCGGTCTCGACCCCGACGACGTCCGCGCCGTGCTCTCCTCCGACCGGCACGACGACGAGGTGGAGGCCGACGTCCGCGAGGCCGCCGGCCTTGGTGCGACCGGCGTCCCGTTCTTCGTCGTCGACCGTCGCTACGGCGTCAGCGGGGCGCAGCCGGTGGAGGTCTTCACCCAGCTCCTCGAGCGCGCGTGGACCCACCACGCGCCCGGCTCGATCCTCACGATCGGGGCCGACGACGCGGCCGCCCCGGGCTGCGACGACGGCGCCTGCGCCGTGCCGTCGACCTCCTGA